A portion of the Heliangelus exortis chromosome 28, bHelExo1.hap1, whole genome shotgun sequence genome contains these proteins:
- the RANBP3 gene encoding ran-binding protein 3 yields the protein MADLANEEKPAIAPPVFVFQKDKAQKRSADGSSPEDGDESDREDGSYCPPVKRERTSSLTQFPPSQSVTKNNVFMPSSFCEPSTGNSDSEPEEKSSGFRLKPPILIHGQAPSAGLPSQKPKEQQRSVLRPAVLQAPQPKAFSQMVLSSGTNGVNILPDSATTSESLSNATLKSSDCEDKAGECQKKVSNNTSDDDSSEKAELNAQQAFVFGQNLRDRVKLGDESDETADVQNADLPASDVPSATNYFLQYISSSVENSTNSAEASSNKFVFGQNMSERVLSPPKSNEGSTENNKENAATESGSESSSQEATPEKANNISESLAESAAAYTKATARKCLLAKVEVITGEEAESNVLQIQCKLFVFDKNAQSWVERGRGLLRLNDMASTEDGTLQSRLVMRTQGSLRLILNTKLWAQMQIDKASEKSIRITAMDTEDQGVKVFLISASSKDTGQLFAALHHRILALRSRVEQEQEVKDAAPEPEVTQSNEEDSDDDDVIAPSGSAGSGPNDEGDGQNVGST from the exons AGATCAGCAGATGGATCAAGTCCAGAAGATGGAGATG AGTCTGATCGAGAGGATGGGAGCTATTGTCCACCTGTAAAGCGTGAGAGAACTTCATCCTTAACTCAGTTCCCTCCTTCTCAGTCAG TAACAAAGAACAACGTTTTTATGCCATCAAGCTTCTGTGAACCCTCTACAGGCAATTCTGACTCAGAACCAG AGGAGAAGAGCAGTGGATTCAGGCTGAAGCCACCAATACTTATCCATGGCCAGGCACCTAGTGCAG GTCTCCCAAGCCAGAAGCCCAAGGAGCAGCAGCGCAGCGTCCTACGCCCTGCAGTCCTACAGGCACCACAGCCCAAAGCTTTCTCCCAGATGG TTCTTAGCAGTGGCACCAATGGTGTAAATATCCTGCCAGATTCTGCAACCACATCAGAGTCACTAAGTAATGCAACACTGAAAAGTTCTGACTGTGAAGACAAG gcAGGAGAATGTCAGAAAAAAGTCTCCAACAATACTTCAGATGATGACAGCTCTGAGAAGGCAGAACTAAATGCACAGCAAGCCTTTGTGTTTGGGCAAAACTTAAGAGATAGAGTTAAG CTGGGAGATGAAAGTGATGAAACTGCTGATGTGCAGAATGCTGACCTTCCTGCATCAGATGTACCTTCTGCAACAAATTACTTTCTACAATACATCAGTTCCAG tgtagaGAACTCCACAAACAGTGCAGAGGCATCTAGCAACAAGTTTGTTTTTGGACAGAACATGAGTGAGCGAGTCCTA AGTCCACCAAAATCAAATGAAGGTAGTACAGAGAATAACAAGGAGAATGCTGCTACAGAGTCTGGGTCTGAATCATCTTCTCAGGAAGCCACACCAGAGAAAG CTAATAATATTTCAGAGTCACTGGCAGAGTCTGCAGCAGCCTATACTAAAGCAACAGCAAGGAAATGTTTATTAGCAAAGGTGGAAGTGATAACTGGAGAGGAAGCTGAAAGTAATGTGTTGCAG ATTCAGTGCAAGCTGTTTGTATTTGATAAAAATGCTCAGTCTTGGGTGGAAAGAGGTCGAGGACTCCTGAGACTCAATGACATGGCCTCCACAGAGGATGGAACATTACAGTCTCGACTGG TGATGAGGACTCAGGGGAGCCTCAGGTTAATCCTGAACACCAAGCTCTGGGCTCAGATGCAGATTGATAAAGCCAGTGAGAAGAGCATCCGGATCACTGCCATGGACACAGAGGACCAGGGAGTTAAAGTTTTTCTTATATCA GCCAGCTCTAAGGACACAGGGCAGTTGTTTGCTGCATTGCACCACCGGATCCTGGCCTTGAGGAGTAGAGTGGAACAGGAGCAGGAAGTCAAGGATGCAGCACCCGAGCCCGAGGTGACACAATCCAACGAGGAGgacagtgatgatgatgatgtcaTTGCACCTTCAGGATCAGCTGGAAGTG gtCCTAATGATGAAGGTGATGGGCAGAATGTTGGCAGCACATAG